One window of the Streptomyces sp. NBC_00259 genome contains the following:
- a CDS encoding FBP domain-containing protein, with translation MKALTESAVRASFINCSKGEAKRLAVPRDLDARPWDDLDFLGWRDPGAPDRSYLVAERDDGPAVGIALRFPSRQRGYLHRSMCSLCLTTHPGDGVSLMTARKTGQAGREGNSVGLYMCTDLACSLYVRGIKTPVPGGRLQESLTVEQQAERTRDHLFGFLDKLSG, from the coding sequence ATGAAGGCACTCACCGAGTCCGCCGTCCGCGCGTCGTTCATCAACTGCTCGAAGGGTGAGGCCAAGCGTCTCGCCGTCCCTCGCGACCTCGACGCGCGGCCCTGGGACGACCTGGACTTCCTCGGGTGGCGCGACCCCGGCGCCCCCGACCGCAGCTATCTCGTCGCCGAGCGGGACGACGGCCCGGCCGTCGGGATCGCGCTGCGCTTTCCCTCCCGGCAGCGGGGATATCTGCATCGCAGCATGTGTTCCCTGTGTCTGACCACCCACCCGGGAGACGGCGTCTCCCTGATGACGGCCCGCAAGACGGGCCAGGCCGGCCGGGAGGGCAACTCGGTCGGGCTGTACATGTGCACCGACCTCGCCTGCTCCCTCTACGTACGGGGGATCAAGACCCCGGTTCCCGGCGGCCGCCTCCAGGAGTCGCTCACGGTGGAGCAGCAGGCCGAACGCACCCGGGACCATCTCTTCGGCTTCCTGGACAAGCTCTCCGGATGA
- the trmB gene encoding tRNA (guanosine(46)-N7)-methyltransferase TrmB yields the protein MSSPRTVTVRPKGEPRFPGGPAADPAGSHHERRIRSFQPRRSRVTTGQGEALQRLWPVWGLDIDGLRTLDLGEMFDGLPVVLEIGFGMGEATARMAEADPGTGILAVDVHTPGQGNLLGLADRAGLTNVRVANGDAIILLREMLAPDALDGLRVYFPDPWPKKRHHKRRLIQPEFLTLAASRMKPGAVLHCATDWEPYAEQMLEVLTAHPDFDNTEPAGGYAPRPAFRPLTRFEGQGLDKGHVVHDLLFRRAG from the coding sequence GTGTCCTCCCCCCGTACCGTCACCGTCCGCCCCAAGGGCGAGCCGCGCTTCCCCGGCGGCCCCGCCGCGGATCCCGCCGGATCGCACCACGAGCGTCGGATCCGCAGCTTCCAGCCGCGCCGGAGCCGGGTGACCACCGGGCAGGGCGAGGCCCTGCAGCGGCTCTGGCCGGTCTGGGGCCTGGACATCGACGGGCTGCGCACCCTCGACCTGGGCGAGATGTTCGACGGGCTGCCGGTCGTCCTGGAGATCGGCTTCGGGATGGGCGAGGCGACCGCGCGGATGGCCGAGGCCGACCCCGGCACCGGCATCCTCGCCGTCGACGTCCACACGCCCGGCCAGGGCAATCTGCTCGGCCTCGCGGACCGGGCGGGGCTGACCAACGTGCGCGTGGCCAACGGTGACGCGATCATCCTGCTGCGCGAGATGCTCGCCCCCGACGCGCTCGACGGACTGCGGGTGTACTTCCCGGACCCCTGGCCCAAGAAGCGCCACCACAAGCGCCGGCTGATCCAGCCCGAGTTCCTCACCCTCGCCGCGAGCCGGATGAAGCCGGGTGCGGTCCTGCACTGCGCGACCGACTGGGAGCCGTACGCCGAGCAGATGCTCGAGGTCCTCACCGCCCACCCCGACTTCGACAACACCGAACCGGCCGGCGGCTACGCTCCCCGTCCGGCGTTCCGCCCCCTGACCCGCTTCGAGGGCCAGGGCCTCGACAAGGGCCACGTGGTGCACGACCTGCTCTTCCGCCGCGCGGGCTGA
- a CDS encoding PrsW family intramembrane metalloprotease: MSDWSPQPQQAARPDVPTFDEQPLFDAVPERARWRYKPRRDFWRSKAVRAGTLITLLALSGLVILALVREQTGTEGFLVGLGLAVLPVPLLMAAFRWLDRVEPGPWRNLLFAFAWGACAAALVAIIANSFATQWIATATADPSHADTIGATVIAPVVEESAKATAVLLIFLFRRRDFTGVVDGVVVAGFTATGFAFTENILYLGTAFGEDQQIGTSGFASVTAATFFVRIVMSPFAHPLFTVLTGIGFGLAAAGAQRRKFRRTVLPLLGLVLSIGMHALWNGSGVFGPWGFYAVYAAFMVPAFGLLTWLAVWTRQRELRTVAAELPAYAAAGWLAPAEPHALSSMRARTMARDMAGRTHGREAARAVSEYEVFATSLAFLRHRAHRGAAGTDFVAREQELLHHLWQRRDVAGPALTYAARATGRVWQPPPYLDYGGYNPYRG, translated from the coding sequence GTGTCCGACTGGTCCCCGCAGCCGCAACAGGCCGCCCGCCCCGACGTTCCGACGTTCGACGAACAGCCGCTGTTCGACGCCGTACCGGAGCGTGCGCGCTGGCGGTACAAGCCGCGCCGTGACTTCTGGCGCAGCAAGGCCGTGCGCGCCGGGACCCTGATCACCCTGCTCGCGCTGTCCGGTCTGGTCATCCTGGCGCTGGTGCGCGAACAGACCGGTACGGAGGGCTTCCTCGTCGGCCTCGGCCTCGCCGTGCTGCCGGTACCGCTGCTGATGGCGGCGTTCCGCTGGCTGGACCGCGTCGAGCCGGGCCCCTGGCGGAACCTCCTCTTCGCCTTCGCCTGGGGCGCCTGCGCGGCCGCCCTCGTCGCGATCATCGCGAACTCGTTCGCGACCCAGTGGATAGCCACGGCCACGGCCGACCCCTCGCACGCGGACACGATCGGCGCAACCGTCATCGCCCCCGTGGTCGAGGAGAGCGCCAAGGCGACGGCCGTGCTGCTCATCTTCCTCTTCCGAAGACGGGACTTCACCGGCGTCGTCGACGGAGTCGTCGTCGCCGGCTTCACCGCGACCGGCTTCGCCTTCACCGAGAACATCCTGTATCTCGGCACCGCCTTCGGGGAGGACCAGCAGATCGGCACGTCCGGTTTCGCCTCCGTCACGGCCGCGACCTTCTTCGTACGGATCGTGATGTCGCCGTTCGCCCATCCGCTCTTCACCGTGCTGACGGGCATCGGCTTCGGCCTCGCCGCCGCCGGCGCACAGCGCCGGAAGTTCCGCAGGACCGTACTGCCCCTGCTCGGCCTCGTCCTCTCCATCGGCATGCACGCGTTGTGGAACGGCTCAGGGGTGTTCGGCCCGTGGGGCTTCTACGCCGTGTACGCGGCGTTCATGGTGCCGGCCTTCGGCCTGCTGACCTGGCTGGCGGTCTGGACCCGGCAGCGCGAACTGCGCACGGTCGCGGCCGAACTGCCCGCGTACGCGGCAGCGGGCTGGCTCGCCCCGGCCGAGCCGCACGCCCTGTCGTCCATGCGGGCCCGCACGATGGCCCGCGACATGGCGGGCCGTACGCACGGCCGGGAGGCCGCCCGCGCCGTCTCCGAGTACGAGGTCTTCGCGACCTCCCTGGCCTTTCTGCGGCACCGGGCCCATCGGGGCGCGGCGGGCACGGACTTCGTCGCCCGTGAGCAGGAGCTGCTCCACCACCTCTGGCAGCGCAGGGACGTGGCGGGCCCGGCCCTGACGTACGCGGCCCGCGCGACGGGCCGGGTCTGGCAGCCGCCCCCGTATCTGGACTACGGGGGCTACAACCCGTATCGCGGCTAG
- a CDS encoding TetR/AcrR family transcriptional regulator, which translates to MPPADARTRTHGRAGLNTERVVRAAADLSDEVGFDGVTVSALARHFGVRDASLYSHVRNLSDLRTRVALLATRDFADRITSAVAGRAGKDALTAFAEAYRTFALDHPGRYAATQSRLDPSLLDASLIDASPDLAAGPRRIIDATYAMMRAYDLPEPDLTDAVRLLRSTFHGYSSLEANGGFRAERDVQASWERAIEALDHLLRNWPRASPGDHDQPLPPDSPAPPAPPAPPAPPAPPAP; encoded by the coding sequence ATGCCCCCTGCTGATGCCCGTACCCGCACTCACGGCCGCGCCGGACTCAACACCGAGCGCGTGGTGCGTGCGGCAGCCGACCTTTCGGACGAGGTGGGGTTCGACGGCGTCACGGTCTCCGCGCTCGCCCGGCACTTCGGCGTCAGGGACGCCAGCCTCTACTCGCACGTGAGGAACCTGTCGGACCTGCGGACCCGGGTCGCCCTCCTCGCCACCCGGGACTTCGCCGACCGCATCACCTCCGCCGTGGCGGGCCGGGCCGGCAAGGACGCCCTGACCGCCTTCGCCGAGGCGTACCGGACGTTCGCCCTGGACCACCCGGGGCGCTACGCGGCGACCCAGAGCCGGCTCGACCCGTCCCTCCTCGACGCATCCCTCATCGACGCATCGCCGGACCTCGCCGCCGGCCCGCGCCGCATCATCGACGCCACCTACGCCATGATGCGCGCCTACGACCTCCCCGAACCGGACCTGACCGACGCCGTACGCCTGCTGCGCAGCACCTTCCACGGCTACAGCAGCCTGGAGGCGAACGGCGGCTTCCGCGCGGAACGCGACGTACAGGCATCCTGGGAGCGCGCCATCGAGGCACTCGACCACCTGCTGCGGAACTGGCCGCGCGCGTCCCCCGGCGACCACGACCAGCCGCTGCCACCGGACTCACCGGCTCCCCCGGCCCCACCGGCTCCCCCGGCTCCCCCGGCTCCCCCGGCTCCATGA
- a CDS encoding PP2C family protein-serine/threonine phosphatase, translating to MGQRERDERPRRNGGRRVVGALPVLLIVTGVFFDLGTPESFTASPLFAAAPLVAAPFFSALYTLLTGVASVATVAGLHAYNSRTSEIPAVTELLTVFTVSVLALFINQVVRRSGERLASARVIAEAAQRAVLPTPDERIGGLLVAARYEAAQRDAFIGGDLYAVQETPHGVRLVVGDVRGKGLDAVEAVAVVLGAFREAAEQESSLEGVAQRLERALARAGTGRSGFDAFEGFTTAVLAEIPHGSGLVRMVNRGHPPPLLLGADGGLDVLEPPERALPLGMGDLDAWPDRAYETPYLPGATLLLYTDGLSEARDKQGAFYDPRTRLSGRIFPGPEELLDAVVEDVRRHTRGRSTDDMALLAVGRPGERQPERRRTMPVVP from the coding sequence GTGGGGCAACGAGAACGCGACGAACGACCGCGGCGCAACGGTGGCCGCAGGGTCGTCGGAGCGTTGCCGGTGCTGCTGATCGTGACCGGGGTCTTCTTCGATCTGGGCACCCCGGAGTCGTTCACCGCCTCGCCCCTCTTCGCCGCGGCGCCGCTGGTCGCCGCTCCCTTCTTCTCCGCCCTCTACACGCTGCTCACGGGCGTCGCCTCCGTCGCGACGGTGGCAGGACTCCACGCGTACAACAGCAGGACCAGCGAGATCCCGGCCGTGACGGAGCTGCTGACCGTGTTCACGGTCTCCGTGCTGGCCCTCTTCATCAATCAGGTCGTACGCCGCAGCGGCGAGCGCCTCGCGTCGGCGCGGGTCATCGCGGAGGCCGCGCAGCGCGCCGTTCTGCCCACGCCGGACGAACGGATCGGCGGGCTGCTGGTCGCGGCGCGGTACGAGGCGGCGCAGCGGGACGCCTTCATCGGGGGAGACCTGTATGCCGTGCAGGAGACTCCCCACGGGGTGCGGCTGGTCGTCGGCGACGTACGAGGGAAGGGACTGGACGCGGTCGAGGCGGTGGCCGTGGTGCTCGGGGCGTTCCGGGAGGCCGCAGAGCAGGAGTCCTCGCTGGAGGGTGTCGCCCAGCGGCTGGAGCGGGCGCTGGCGCGTGCGGGCACGGGGCGCTCCGGGTTCGACGCGTTCGAGGGTTTCACCACCGCGGTGCTCGCGGAGATCCCGCACGGGAGCGGCCTGGTCAGGATGGTCAACCGGGGTCATCCGCCGCCGCTGCTGCTGGGCGCGGACGGTGGGCTGGACGTGCTGGAGCCGCCCGAGCGCGCCCTGCCGCTCGGCATGGGCGATCTGGACGCGTGGCCGGACCGGGCGTACGAGACCCCCTACCTGCCCGGCGCCACGCTCCTCCTCTATACGGACGGACTGTCGGAGGCGCGTGACAAGCAGGGTGCCTTCTACGATCCGCGCACACGGCTGAGCGGCCGGATCTTTCCCGGGCCGGAGGAGCTGCTGGACGCGGTCGTCGAGGACGTACGGCGGCATACGCGCGGCAGGTCGACGGATGACATGGCGCTGCTCGCGGTCGGGCGGCCGGGGGAGCGCCAGCCGGAGCGGCGCAGGACGATGCCCGTCGTCCCGTGA
- a CDS encoding FG-GAP-like repeat-containing protein: MTTRTFRRTPLTIGTAVALAAGGLGLSPLTAAATPGSARAADDEVVITLGTRDGRPARPEGIALGGGKLSVTAWIDPEQWRGLYEYDLAAAGTPTPGPQRLAEPHFWVQWPCGPGAGELCDGFESRLWALGDGRVAYNVPIGVGQEAAGGRVPQSEVSLGWWEAPDLVAGAAGPYVVVNNTRQGKQLIGSFDEADRNPSGEPLGLVHTRSITASAVWGDKLWKPGTRVGTVNSYDLRTKVNSPDLVLGSGCRPDELQAVGRWLYWRCTDANKSGVWDHTTGRGIPVPVVQRAQIGDGFLVWKDPDPTKLRLLDFHRGGGQPTSEQVVDAGQYVWDWTVDKYGGHLAYTDEAGRIHIKPVTVPRSPMVLLDARTDATLDLRKESARWSGHWRLSRPAGSWKLTLKDAYGKVARVLSGTERDGAAIRISWDGRRDDGRTAASGPYTWALTADAGDGTGTGTRSLGSGSMRLTGGASAFRDANGDGLGEYYAMTTAGKLSAHRIGATGYWATGPWNLATRFVPMGDLDGDGCEDMVLRTVDGRLWRIGGRCEGVYFPSGQASTHTLIGTGWNSMDALVAPGDLTGDGRPDLLARNAATGKLYLYRSNARAGLDPGVVIGTGWKGYRLIGAGDIDRDGHADLLARDPAGELWRYGGTGTGTLKPRALVFRDWGAGRTDILGVGDISGDGLPDLLSRDANGKLLRNKGDGKGSFGATTTLATGWQYYRTLF; the protein is encoded by the coding sequence ATGACAACCCGCACCTTCAGACGCACACCGCTCACGATCGGGACCGCCGTCGCACTGGCCGCCGGCGGTCTCGGTCTCTCCCCGCTGACCGCGGCCGCCACGCCCGGGTCGGCGCGCGCCGCCGACGACGAGGTCGTCATCACGCTCGGCACCCGCGACGGCCGCCCGGCCAGGCCGGAGGGGATCGCCCTCGGCGGCGGCAAGCTCAGCGTCACGGCCTGGATCGACCCGGAGCAGTGGCGGGGGCTGTACGAGTACGACCTCGCCGCCGCCGGCACGCCCACGCCCGGCCCGCAGCGGCTGGCCGAGCCCCACTTCTGGGTGCAGTGGCCGTGCGGGCCGGGAGCCGGGGAGTTGTGCGACGGCTTCGAGTCCCGGCTGTGGGCGCTCGGGGACGGCCGGGTCGCCTACAACGTGCCGATCGGCGTGGGCCAGGAGGCGGCCGGCGGTCGCGTACCGCAGAGCGAGGTCTCCCTGGGCTGGTGGGAGGCGCCGGACCTGGTCGCCGGGGCGGCGGGACCGTACGTCGTCGTCAACAACACCAGGCAGGGCAAGCAGCTCATCGGGTCGTTCGACGAGGCGGACCGCAATCCGTCCGGCGAGCCCCTGGGGCTCGTCCACACACGCTCCATCACCGCGTCCGCCGTGTGGGGGGACAAGCTCTGGAAGCCGGGGACGCGCGTCGGCACGGTCAACTCGTACGACCTGCGGACGAAGGTGAACTCGCCGGACCTCGTGCTCGGTTCCGGCTGCCGGCCGGACGAGCTGCAGGCCGTGGGCCGCTGGCTGTACTGGCGCTGCACCGACGCGAACAAGTCCGGCGTCTGGGACCACACCACCGGTCGCGGCATCCCGGTGCCGGTGGTGCAACGCGCCCAGATCGGTGACGGATTCCTCGTCTGGAAGGACCCCGACCCGACGAAGCTGCGGCTGCTCGACTTCCACCGGGGCGGCGGACAGCCCACGTCCGAGCAGGTCGTCGACGCCGGGCAGTACGTGTGGGACTGGACGGTCGACAAGTACGGCGGCCACCTCGCGTACACCGACGAGGCCGGCCGCATCCACATCAAGCCGGTGACCGTGCCGCGCTCCCCGATGGTGCTCCTGGACGCGCGTACGGACGCGACGCTCGACCTGCGCAAGGAGTCGGCGCGCTGGTCGGGCCACTGGCGCCTCAGCCGGCCCGCCGGCTCCTGGAAGCTGACCCTCAAGGACGCGTACGGGAAGGTCGCGAGGGTGCTCTCCGGCACGGAGCGGGACGGCGCCGCGATACGGATCAGCTGGGACGGGCGCAGGGACGACGGCCGCACGGCGGCGAGCGGCCCGTACACCTGGGCCCTCACCGCGGACGCCGGCGACGGCACGGGCACGGGCACGCGGAGCCTCGGCTCCGGCTCGATGCGGCTGACCGGCGGCGCGTCGGCGTTCCGGGACGCCAACGGGGACGGGCTCGGCGAGTACTACGCGATGACGACGGCGGGGAAGCTGTCCGCGCACCGCATCGGCGCGACCGGCTACTGGGCGACCGGTCCCTGGAACCTGGCGACGCGGTTCGTCCCGATGGGCGACCTCGACGGCGACGGCTGTGAGGACATGGTGCTCCGCACCGTGGACGGCAGGCTGTGGCGCATCGGCGGCCGGTGCGAGGGGGTGTACTTCCCGTCCGGCCAGGCCTCCACGCATACGCTCATCGGCACCGGCTGGAACAGCATGGACGCCCTCGTCGCGCCCGGCGACCTGACCGGCGACGGCCGCCCCGACCTGCTGGCCCGCAACGCCGCCACGGGCAAGCTCTACCTGTACCGCTCCAACGCCCGCGCGGGCCTTGACCCGGGCGTCGTCATCGGCACCGGCTGGAAGGGCTACCGCCTGATCGGCGCGGGCGACATCGACCGCGACGGCCACGCCGACCTCCTGGCCCGCGACCCGGCGGGCGAGCTGTGGCGCTACGGCGGCACCGGAACGGGCACGCTGAAGCCCCGCGCGCTGGTCTTCAGGGACTGGGGCGCCGGTCGCACCGACATTCTCGGCGTCGGGGACATCTCCGGCGACGGCCTCCCGGACCTCCTCTCGCGCGACGCGAACGGCAAACTGCTCCGCAACAAGGGCGACGGCAAGGGGTCGTTCGGCGCGACGACGACACTCGCCACGGGCTGGCAGTACTACCGCACACTCTTCTGA
- a CDS encoding MerR family transcriptional regulator, whose product MEWSIQEIAKKAGTTSRTLRHYGELGLLAPSRVGGNGYRYYDQDALIRLQRILLLRELGLGLPAIAQALEGQRDTAAALRAHLGLLEQERERIGRQIASVRTTLDRTEKGEELMAEEVFDGFDHTRYEEEVTQRWGREAYEKGDRWWRSLSAQEKKAFQDRQLAIARDFGQALKDGLAPDSDEVQAIAQRHCEWLSVTAAPTRSYVIGLGEMYVADPRFTANYDRHGDGTAVFVRDAITMYAERNLSDD is encoded by the coding sequence ATGGAGTGGTCCATCCAGGAAATCGCCAAGAAGGCCGGTACGACGAGCCGCACGCTCAGGCACTACGGCGAACTCGGCCTGCTCGCACCCAGCCGCGTCGGCGGCAACGGTTACCGCTACTACGACCAGGACGCCCTGATCCGGCTGCAGCGGATTCTGCTGCTGCGCGAGCTGGGTCTCGGGCTGCCGGCGATCGCGCAGGCCCTGGAGGGGCAGCGGGACACGGCCGCCGCCCTGCGTGCCCATCTGGGGCTGCTGGAGCAGGAGCGGGAGCGCATCGGGCGACAGATCGCCTCGGTGCGGACCACTCTCGACCGCACGGAGAAGGGAGAGGAACTCATGGCGGAAGAAGTCTTCGACGGCTTCGACCACACCCGGTACGAGGAGGAGGTCACCCAGCGCTGGGGCCGCGAGGCGTACGAGAAGGGCGACCGCTGGTGGCGCTCGCTGAGCGCGCAGGAGAAGAAGGCGTTCCAGGACCGTCAGCTCGCGATCGCCCGCGATTTCGGCCAGGCTCTGAAGGACGGGCTCGCGCCGGACAGCGACGAGGTTCAGGCGATCGCGCAGCGGCACTGCGAGTGGCTGTCGGTGACGGCCGCACCGACCAGGTCGTACGTCATCGGGCTCGGTGAGATGTACGTCGCCGATCCGCGCTTCACGGCGAACTACGACCGGCACGGGGACGGAACGGCGGTCTTCGTCCGCGATGCGATCACGATGTACGCGGAGCGCAACCTCAGCGACGACTGA
- a CDS encoding M23 family metallopeptidase encodes MASNEPALQEPPTTQWVPSDQWTPATGAEEWNPTEESVRPVRGRHRVVKQRNGLARSSTVLGVGVIAAVGAGGIATAQDKPAVSISLPDAITDNLPDPGSLPGVGSFMSDDSDQEDGNDAPLTAFAASQTAADGAEGAGDAGEALRARILQQADQQRAAAEAEVKAAAEKAAAEKAAAEAKKQQTEAAEVAAEAKAEAEAEAARKAEAERLAKLAASYSLPTSSYTLTSTFGQSGSMWSSGYHTGLDFAAPTGTPVKAVHGGTIKSAGWSGSYGYRIVLELEDGSEVWYCHLSSMTVGVGQKVSTSETIGRVGATGNVTGPHLHLEVHTAGGDGVDPAAWLRGKGLSV; translated from the coding sequence GTGGCGTCAAACGAGCCTGCCCTCCAGGAGCCTCCCACCACACAGTGGGTCCCCAGCGACCAGTGGACACCGGCCACCGGGGCGGAGGAGTGGAACCCGACCGAGGAATCGGTCCGTCCGGTCCGTGGCAGGCACCGCGTCGTCAAGCAGCGCAACGGACTGGCCCGGAGTTCCACCGTTCTCGGCGTCGGCGTCATAGCCGCGGTCGGCGCGGGTGGCATCGCCACCGCGCAGGACAAGCCGGCCGTCTCCATCTCGCTCCCCGACGCCATCACGGACAACCTCCCGGATCCCGGATCCCTTCCCGGCGTGGGCTCCTTCATGTCGGACGACTCCGACCAGGAGGACGGGAACGACGCGCCGCTCACCGCCTTCGCCGCCTCCCAGACGGCGGCGGACGGCGCCGAGGGCGCCGGTGACGCGGGCGAGGCGCTGCGCGCCCGGATCCTCCAGCAGGCCGATCAGCAGCGGGCCGCTGCCGAGGCCGAGGTGAAGGCGGCCGCCGAGAAGGCCGCCGCGGAGAAGGCAGCCGCCGAGGCGAAGAAGCAGCAGACCGAGGCCGCCGAAGTGGCTGCCGAGGCGAAGGCCGAGGCCGAGGCCGAGGCCGCGCGCAAGGCGGAGGCCGAGCGCCTCGCCAAGCTCGCCGCGAGCTACTCGCTGCCGACCTCGTCGTACACGCTCACCTCCACCTTCGGGCAGTCCGGTTCCATGTGGTCCTCCGGCTACCACACGGGTCTCGACTTCGCGGCCCCGACCGGTACGCCCGTCAAGGCCGTTCACGGCGGGACCATCAAGTCGGCGGGCTGGTCCGGTTCGTACGGCTACCGCATCGTGCTGGAGCTCGAGGACGGCAGCGAGGTCTGGTACTGCCACCTGTCGTCGATGACCGTCGGCGTGGGGCAGAAGGTCTCCACGTCCGAGACCATCGGGCGCGTCGGCGCCACCGGCAACGTCACCGGCCCGCACCTGCACCTGGAGGTGCACACGGCGGGCGGCGACGGCGTGGACCCGGCGGCGTGGCTGCGCGGCAAGGGCCTCTCTGTCTGA
- a CDS encoding DUF5988 family protein: MTTKARLEGGPDDLQGQIVPITPPGQELKIPHRGGYEHFKATTRHEDSAEGRLTVYEWWERTEVAE; this comes from the coding sequence ATGACTACCAAGGCACGCCTGGAGGGCGGGCCGGACGATCTGCAGGGGCAGATCGTCCCGATCACCCCTCCGGGACAGGAGCTGAAGATTCCCCACCGTGGCGGTTACGAGCACTTCAAGGCCACGACCCGGCACGAGGACAGCGCGGAGGGGCGGCTGACCGTGTACGAGTGGTGGGAGCGGACCGAAGTCGCCGAGTAG